Proteins encoded in a region of the Raphanus sativus cultivar WK10039 chromosome 8, ASM80110v3, whole genome shotgun sequence genome:
- the LOC108819239 gene encoding uncharacterized protein At4g28440, translating to MATTTGNASVATGTTAAKRKPVFVKVEQLKPGTTGHTLTVKVVDSNPVVPVARKARPGMSSRPSQPSRIAECLIGDETGCILFTARNDQVDLMKPGETVILRNSRIDMYKGTMRLGVDKWGRIEATEPASFTVKEDNNLSLVEYELINVNDQ from the exons ATGGCGACTACAACAGGAAACGCATCGGTTGCAACGGGAACGACGGCAGCGAAGAGGAAACCAGTGTTTGTGAAAGTGGAACAGCTAAAGCCTGGGACGACTGGTCACACATTGACCGTTAAGGTCGTCGACTCCAATCCGGTGGTTCCGGTTGCCCGGAAGGCTCGTCCTGGGATGAGTAGTCGTCCGTCTCAGCCTAGTCGAATCGCTGAGTGTCTTATCGGAGATGAGACCGGATGCATTCTCTTCACTGCTCGTAACGACCAAG tTGATCTTATGAAGCCAGGGGAGACGGTGATACTGCGGAACTCGAGGATAGACATGTACAAGGGTACAATGAGGCTAGGTGTTGATAAATGGGGACGCATCGAAGCAACTGAGCCAGCGTCTTTCACGGTCAAAGAGGATAACAATCTGTCTCTTGTTGAGTACGAGCTGATTAACGTTAACGATCAGTGA
- the LOC108822002 gene encoding PAMP-induced secreted peptide 1-like, with protein sequence MRRVGWSTILIMVVVALLVVEHVVVPAAAGRVLTEKLGDGRATMMRVEKMTSTVDFWFQRLASGPSPRGRGH encoded by the coding sequence ATGAGGAGGGTTGGTTGGTCTACTATTTTGATCATGGTGGTGGTGGCGTTGTTGGTGGTAGAACATGTGGTTGTTCCAGCCGCCGCGGGGAGAGTTCTAACGGAGAAGTTGGGAGACGGAAGAGCTACTATGATGAGGGTGGAGAAGATGACGTCGACGGTGGATTTTTGGTTTCAGCGATTGGCTTCAGGTCCGAGTCCAAGAGGTCGCGGTCATTAA
- the LOC108822000 gene encoding 26S proteasome non-ATPase regulatory subunit 2 homolog B has protein sequence MAPFPDPNSVGGGGGGGTKRDEATRKVKATKKKEEELSEEDVELKQNLELCVERVQDPNPDLQKAALESMSQEIRASTSSMTSVPKPLKFLRPHYGTLRDCHESMVESDLKKLLADVLSVLALTMSAEGERESLGYRLAGSGGDIGSWGHEYVRNLAGEVAVEYTIRQVQESSIVDLMNLVRQIVAFHMKHNAETEAVDLLMEVEDLDLLLDHVGPTNFRRTCNYLTSAAKYRPWPDDMLALDIAYMIYMKFTAYPKALQIALLLDNMEYVKKVFTSCTNLLRKKQFCYMISRHGITFNLDPEMVEDEVDRYMLQDIVNNTKLNEGYLALARDIEVMEAKRPEDIYKAHLLGVRSGPLVDSARQNLAATFVNAFVNAGFGKDKLMTVSDEHWTFRNKDHGKISAAASLGMIYLWDVEALNQLDKYYTSKDKPVSAGALLSIGIVNCGVKSDCDPALALLEEYIDDKDSSVRICAIMGLGIAYAGSQNDQIKSSLSPILNDKKAPLDVIAFAALSLGMVYVGSCNDEVAQSIIYALMDRNSAELGEALARFLPLGLGLLYLGKQESVEATAEASKTMCEKIRKYCDMTLLSCAYAGTGNVLKVQELLAQCGEHLKDDNIHQGPAVLGLAMVAMSEELGRDMAIRSLGHVLQYGEQNIRRAVPLALGLLCISNPKMNVMDTLSRLSHDTDSEVAMTAIISLGLIGAGTNNARIAGMLRNLSSFYDKDPSPLFCVRIAQGLVHMGKGLLTINPFHSDRLLLSPTALAGIVTLLHACLDIKSIILGKYHFVLYFLVLAMQPRMMMTVDENLKPISVPVRVGQAVDVVGQAGRPRTITGFQTFETPVLLAAGERAELATNEYIPLSPILEGFVILRKNPDYREE, from the exons ATGGCTCCATTTCCGGATCCGAATAgcgttggtggtggtggtggtggtggtacgAAGCGAGATGAAGCTACGAGGAAGGTTAAGGCtacgaagaagaaggaggaagaGCTG TCTGAAGAGGACGTGGAGCTAAAGCAGAATCTGGAACTCTGTGTTGAAAGGGTTCAAGATCCCAATCCTGACTTGCAGAAGGCCGCTCTTGAAAGCATGAG TCAGGAGATCCGTGCGTCAACAAGCTCCATGACCTCAGTTCCCAAACCCCTCAAGTTTCTCCGTCCTCATTATGGAACTCTTAGGGATTGTCATGAATCAATGGTGGAGTCTGATCTCAAG AAACTGTTGGCTGATGTACTGTCTGTCCTGGCCCTGACCATGTCTGCTGAGGGTGAAAGG GAAAGCTTAGGATACAGGTTGGCTGGATCAGGAGGTGACATTGGATCGTGGGGTCACGAGTATGTCAGAAATTTGGCCGGAGAGGTTGCAGTAGAGTATACCATACGTCAG GTTCAGGAGTCCTCTATTGTGGACTTAATGAATCTTGTGCGGCAAATTGTGGCTTTTCACATGAAG cATAATGCAGAAACTGAAGCTGTTGACCTCTTAATGGAAGTTGAGGATCTTGATCTCTTACTTGACCATGTAGGCCCCACGAATTTCAGGAGGACGTGCAACTATCTCACGAGTGCAGCAAA gtATCGTCCATGGCCAGATGACATGCTGGCTTTAGATATTGCTTATATGATCTACATGAAGTTTACAGCATATCCGAAGGCTCTGCAAATTGCACTATTGCTTGATAACATGGAG TATGTGAAGAAAGTATTCACCTCGTGCACTAATCTGCTAAGAAAGAAACAGTTCTGCTACATGATTTCGCGTCAT GGCATCACCTTTAACCTTGACCCGGAGATGGTTGAAGATGAGGTTGACAGATATATGTTACAGGACATTGTTAACAACACTAAGTTGAATGAAGGATACCTGGCGCTTGCAAGGGATATTGAGGTTATGGAGGCCAAGAGGCCTGAAGACATCTACAAG GCTCACCTGCTTGGGGTTAGATCTGGCCCACTTGTGGATTCTGCTAGACAAAATCTGGCTGCGACTTTTGTGAATGCATTTGTAAATGCTGGTTTCGGAAAG GACAAATTAATGACAGTATCTGATGAACACTGGACCTTCAGAAATAAAGACCATGGCAAGATCAGTGCAGCTGCTAGTCTG GGTATGATTTACTTGTGGGATGTGGAAGCACTTAATCAACTCGACAAATATTACACTAGCAAAGATAAACCTGTGAGTGCTGGAGCGCTGCTGAGTATTGGGATCGTTAATTGTGGAGTTAAGAGTGATTGTGATCCT GCATTGGCCCTTCTTGAAGAGTATATTGATGACAAGGATTCATCTGTCAGAATTTGTGCTATTATGGGTCTCGGGATTGCTTATGCGGGTTCCCAAAATGATCAG ATAAAAAGCAGCTTGTCTCCAATACTGAATGATAAAAAAGCACCTCTCGATGTGATTGCATTTGCTGCACTTAGTTTGGGGATGGTTTATGTTGGTTCGTGTAACGATGAGGTTGCACAATCTATTATATATGCTTTGATGGATCGGAATTCCGCAGAACTAGGTGAAGCCCTCGCTCGTTTCTTGCCTCTTGGTCTTGGACTTTTGTACCTTGGCAAACAG GAAAGTGTTGAGGCTACCGCAGAGGCTTCAAAGACGATGTGTGAGAAAATCAGAAAGTATTGTGATATGACACTTCTTTCATGTGCGTATGCTGGTACTGGTAATGTCCTTAAG GTACAAGAGCTTCTGGCTCAGTGTGGAGAGCATCTGAAGGATGACAACATCCACCAGGGTCCAGCTGTGCTTGGATTAGCGATGGTTGCTATGTCTGAAGAATTGGGTCGTGATATGGCTATCCGTTCTCTGGGGCACGTGTTACAGTATGGAGAACAAAACATTCGGCGTGCAGTGCCCTTGGCCCTTGGTCTCCTATGTATATCAAACCCAAAG ATGAATGTTATGGATACATTGAGCCGGCTTAGCCATGACACAGATTCAGAAGTTGCCATG ACAGCAATTATATCCCTTGGTTTGATCGGCGCTGGAACCAACAATGCTAGGATTGCTGGCATGCTTCGAAACCTCTCCAGCTTTTATGACAAGGATCCCAGCCCTCTCTTCTGT GTGCGTATTGCTCAAGGACTGGTGCATATGGGAAAGGGTCTCTTAACTATTAATCCCTTCCACTCCGACCGGCTCTTGCTATCCcc AACCGCACTAGCTGGTATAGTGACACTGTTGCATGCATGCCTTGACATAAAATCAATCATACTTGGGAAATACCATTTTGTGCTCTACTTCCTCGTTTTGGCGATGCAA CCAAGGATGATGATGACGGTGGACGAGAACCTGAAGCCCATCTCGGTGCCAGTGAGGGTAGGACAAGCGGTTGACGTGGTTGGACAGGCAGGTCGACCCAGGACAATCACTGGGTTCCAAACATTTGAAACACCTGTTCTACTTGCTGCTGGGGAGAGAGCCGAACTCGCAACCAACGA GTACATTCCATTGTCTCCCATACTAGAAGGTTTCGTCATATTGAGAAAAAATCCAGACTACAGAGAGGAATGA
- the LOC108818633 gene encoding uncharacterized protein LOC108818633 — protein MGVDYYKALQVDRSANDDDLKKAYRKLAMKWHPDKNPDNKKDAESKFKQISEAYDVLSDPQKRAVYDQYGKEGLKGNVPPPNAGGGASSFSTGDGPLPFRFNPRSADDLLAEIFGFSNPFGGSGGQRFSSRMFGDDMYASFGEVGGGGGGGSMHHHHHHGAARKVAPIESKLPCSLEDLYKGTTKKMKIIRDIVDVSGKVMQTKEIITIGVKPGWKKGTKITFPEKGNEHPGVIPADLVFIIDEKPHPVFTREGNDLIVTQKISLADALTGYTVNLTTLDGRTLTIPVTNVIHPEYGEVVPKEGMPLQKDQTKKGNLILKFNIKFPARLSAEQKAGFKKLLG, from the exons ATGGGTGTGGATTACTACAAGGCTTTACAGGTTGATAGAAGCGCCAACGACGATGACCTTAAGAAAGCTTACAGAAAACTCGCCATGAAATGGCATCCCGACAAGAACCCCGACAACAAAAAAGACGCCGAGTCTAAGTTCAAGCAGATCTCCGAAGCCTACGAT GTTCTTAGTGATCCTCAGAAGAGAGCGGTGTATGATCAATACGGCAAGGAAGGATTAAAAGGGAACGTGCCACCTCCTAATGCTGGTGGTGGAGCCTCCTCCTTCTCAACAGGAGATGGACCTTTACCTTTCAGATTCAACCCGAGGAGTGCGGATGATTTATTAGCTGAGATTTTCGGGTTTTCAAACCCGTTTGGTGGCAGTGGAGGGCAGAGATTCTCTAGCCGCATGTTTGGTGATGATATGTATGCCTCGTTTGGTGAAgtaggaggtggtggtggtggtggatctatgcatcatcatcatcatcacggTGCAGCTAGGAAAGTGGCTCCAATAGAGAGCAAGCTGCCTTGTAGCCTTGAAGATCTTTACAAAGGAACCACCAAGAAGATGAAGATCATTAGAGATATTGTAGATGTCAGCGG CAAAGTAATGCAAACAAAAGAGATTATAACGATTGGAGTGAAACCAGGATGGAAGAAAGGCACAAAGATCACATTCCCTGAGAAAGGCAATGAGCATCCCGGAGTGATTCCAGCTGATCTTGTCTTCATCATCGACGAGAAACCCCATCCCGTGTTCACACGTGAGGGCAACGACTTGATTGTCACACAGAAGATCTCACTAGCTGATGCACTAACAGGGTACACAGTAAACCTAACGACCCTTGATGGTCGGACGCTTACAATCCCAGTGACAAACGTGATCCATCCAGAGTATGGTGAGGTGGTGCCTAAAGAGGGAATGCCACTTCAGAAAGATCAGACAAAGAAAGGGAACTTGATCCTCAAGTTCAACATCAAGTTTCCAGCGAGATTATCTGCAGAACAGAAGGCCGGGTttaagaagcttcttgggtaA
- the LOC108818634 gene encoding prohibitin-1, mitochondrial: MNLNNVKVPKVPGGGAASALLKVGIIGGLGLYAATQSLYNVDGGHRAIMFNRLVGVKDKVYPEGTHLMVPWFERPVIYDVRARPYLVESTSGSRDLQMVKIGLRVLTRPMADQLPEIYRTLGENYSERVLPSIIHETLKAVVAQYNASQLITQREAVSREIRKILTQRATNFNIALDDVSITTLTFGKEFTAAIEAKQVAAQEAERAKFIVEKAEQDKRSAVIRAQGEAKSAQLIGQAIANNQAFITLRKIEAAREIAQTIAHSANKVYLSSDDLLLNLQEMNLEVNPKK, translated from the exons ATGAATCTCAACAACGTGAAAGTTCCCAAGGTGCCAGGTGGTGGTGCTGCATCTGCGTTGCTTAAGGTTGGTATTATCGGTGGGCTCGGTCTCTACGCTGCCACACAGAGTCTCTACAATGTCGACGGAGGTCATCGAGCCATCATGTTCAACCGTTTAGTCGGTGTTAAAGACAAG GTTTACCCTGAGGGCACGCACCTTATGGTTCCTTGGTTCGAAAGGCCGGTCATTTACGACGTTCGTGCCCGACCTTACCTTGTTGAGAGTACATCTGGAAGCCGTGATCTCCAGATG GTGAAGATTGGGCTGAGGGTTCTCACGCGTCCCATGGCGGATCAGTTACCTGAGATCTACAGAACCCTCGGTGAGAACTACAGCGAGAGAGTTCTGCCTTCCATAATCCACGAGACTTTGAAAGCTGTTGTTGCTCAGTACAATGCAAGCCAGCTTATCACCCAGAGAGAG GCTGTCAgtagggagattaggaagattcTGACTCAACGAGCAACAAACTTCAACATTGCGCTTGATGATGTGTCCATCACGACCCTGACATTTGGGAAAGAGTTCACTGCTGCTATTGAAGCAAAGCAGGTGGCTGCTCAAGAGGCTGAGAGGGCTAAGTTCATCGTTGAGAAGGCTGAACAAGACAAGAGAAGTGCAGTTATCCGCGCCCAG GGAGAAGCCAAGAGTGCTCAGCTCATAGGTCAAGCAATTGCAAACAACCAAGCGTTCATAACGCTCAGGAAGATCGAGGCGGCGAGAGAGATTGCTCAAACCATAGCACACTCGGCCAACAAGGTGTACCTGAGCTCTGATGATCTTTTGCTTAACCTACAGGAGATGAATTTGGAAGTGAATCCAAAGAAGTAG
- the LOC108819914 gene encoding cruciferin CRU1-like → MIKLAHLLVATFGVLLALNGCLARQSLGVPPQLQNECNLDNLDVLQATETIKSEAGQIQYWDHNHPQIRCAGVSVSRLVIEQGGLYLPTFFSSPKISYVVQGMGISGRVIPGCAETFMDSQPMQGQQQGKPWQGQGQGQQGQQGQQGQQGQQGQQGQQGFRDMHQKVEHVRHGDVIAVTPGSAHWIYNTGDQPLVIISLLDIANYQNQLDRNPRVFRLAGNNPQGGFGGPQQQEQQQNMLSGFDPQVLAQALKIDVRLAQELQNKQDNRGNIVRVKGPFQVVRPPPRQSYESEKWRHPRGPPQSPQDNGLEETICSMRTHENIDDPARADVYKPNLGRVTSVNSLTLPILQYVRLSATRGIIQGNSMVLPKYNMNANEILYCTRGQARIQVVNDNGQNVLDQQVQKGQLVVIPQGFAYVVQSQNNFEWISFKTNANAMISTLAGRTSALRALPLEVLTNAYQISLEEARRIKFNTLETTLTHARSGQQQLIDQIVEA, encoded by the exons atgaTTAAGCTTGCTCATCTCCTCGTCGCAACGTTCGGGGTTCTCCTGGCCCTTAACGGATGTCTCGCAAGACAGTCTCTAGGGGTTCCTCCTCAGCTGCAAAACGAGTGTAACCTCGATAACTTAGACGTTCTCCAAGCCACCGAAACTATCAAGAGTGAGGCTGGTCAGATCCAATACTGGGATCACAACCACCCTCAAATCCGATGTGCTGGTGTCTCTGTCTCTCGTCTTGTAATCGAACAAGGCGGTCTTTACCTTCCTACCTTTTTCAGCTCCCCAAAAATTTCCTACGTTGTTCAAG gAATGGGTATTAGCGGAAGAGTGATCCCAGGATGTGCCGAGACCTTCATGGACTCGCAGCCTATGCAAGGACAACAACAAGGAAAGCCATGGCAAGGACAAGGACAAGGGCAACAGGGACAGCAAGGGCAGCAGGGACAACAAGGGCAGCAGGGACAGCAAGGACAACAAGGGTTCCGTGACATGCACCAGAAGGTGGAACATGTCCGACATGGAGACGTCATTGCCGTCACTCCGGGCTCTGCCCATTGGATCTACAACACTGGAGACCAGCCACTTGTCATCATCTCTCTTCTCGACATTGCCAACTACCAAAACCAACTTGACCGCAACCCTAGA GTGTTCCGTTTGGCTGGTAACAACCCACAAGGCGGTTTTGGTGGCCCCCAGCAACAAGAACAGCAACAGAACATGTTGAGCGGATTCGACCCTCAGGTCCTAGCTCAGGCCTTGAAGATCGACGTTAGGTTGGCTCAGGAGCTTCAGAACAAACAAGACAACAGAGGAAACATCGTTCGTGTTAAGGGACCTTTCCAGGTTGTTAGGCCGCCTCCAAGACAGTCCTACGAGAGCGAGAAGTGGAGGCACCCACGTGGCCCACCACAAAGCCCACAAGACAACGGCTTGGAGGAGACTATCTGCAGCATGAGGACACACGAGAACATTGACGACCCAGCCCGTGCTGACGTGTACAAGCCCAACCTTGGTCGTGTGACCAGCGTTAACAGCTTGACCTTGCCCATCTTGCAGTATGTCAGACTCAGCGCCACCCGTGGCATTATCCAGGGT AATTCAATGGTGCTTCCGAAATACAACATGAACGCGAACGAGATCTTGTACTGCACTAGAGGACAAGCAAGGATCCAAGTTGTGAACGACAACGGACAGAACGTGTTGGACCAGCAGGTACAGAAAGGACAGCTAGTGGTCATCCCACAAGGATTCGCATATGTTGTCCAGTCTCAAAACAATTTCGAATGGATTTCTTTCAAGACGAACGCTAACGCAATGATCAGCACTTTGGCTGGTCGAACATCGGCTTTGAGGGCCTTGCCACTAGAGGTTCTAACCAATGCTTACCAGATCTCTCTCGAGGAAGCTAGAAGGATCAAGTTCAACACGCTTGAGACCACTTTGACTCATGCGCGCAGTGGGCAACAACAGTTGATCGATCAGATAGTCGAGGCTTAa
- the LOC108821610 gene encoding NAC domain-containing protein 30-like codes for MGLKDIGSTLPPGFRFHPSDEELVCHYLCNKIRAKSLHCNVEDDDVDEALKDATDLVEIDLHICEPWQLPDVAKLNAKEWYFFSFRDRKYCTGYRTNRATLSGYWKATGKDRSVIDPRTRQLVGMRKTLVFYRNRAPHGIKTTWIMHEFRLECPNMLPKEDWVLCRVFNKGRDLSLQDHKSDHLTQRFAFNDAPDLNYAPNYNNQLHPLLSSSPSTTIDPLHHLDQWGQLMKQPSRTTGHPYHHHCKHQTVACGWEQMMIGSISSSSAHGHDHESLLNLLYADSNNDINVTDDQYNQNYEKILLPSDSTSLDHDKICVGSSSDGGMVSDPHMECGGLSFETDNPLSFH; via the exons ATGGGTTTGAAAGATATTGGGTCCACATTGCCACCGGGGTTTCGGTTTCACCCAAGCGATGAAGAGTTGGTTTGTCATTATCTCTGCAACAAGATTAGGGCAAAATCTCTCCACTGTAATGTTGAGGATGACGACGTTGATGAAGCCTTGAAGGATGCTACTGATCTTGTGGAGATTGACTTGCATATTTGTGAGCCATGGCAGCTCCCTG ATGTGGCAAAGCTGAACGCCAAAGAATGGTACTTCTTCAGTTTCCGCGATCGAAAATATTGCACTGGTTATCGTACAAACAGAGCCACACTAAGTGGATACTGGAAAGCAACAGGCAAAGATCGATCTGTAATTGATCCACGAACAAGGCAATTGGTAGGGATGAGGAAAACACTGGTGTTCTACCGAAACAGAGCACCGCATGGGATCAAAACTACTTGGATCATGCACGAGTTCCGGCTTGAGTGTCCTAACATGCTACCCAAG GAAGACTGGGTCTTGTGCAGAGTTTTCAACAAAGGCAGAGACTTATCACTACAAGACCATAAAAGTGATCACCTGACGCAAAGGTTTGCGTTTAATGACGCTCCGGATCTTAATTACGCTCCTAATTACAACAATCAGTTGCACCCTTTACTATCATCCTCTCCTTCAACCACCATCGACCCTCTACATCATCTTGATCAGTGGGGGCAGCTAATGAAGCAGCCTTCAAGGACTACTGGCCATCCCTATCATCACCATTGTAAACATCAAACCGTAGCATGTGGCTGGGAGCAGATGATGATTGGTTCGATATCATCATCGTCGGCACATGGCCATGATCACGAGTCCTTGCTAAATTTGCTTTACGCCGACAGTAACAACGATATCAACGTCACTGATGATCAGTACAATCAGAACTACGAGAAGATATTGTTGCCATCAGACTCAACTAGTTTGGATCATGATAAGATATGTGTGGGGTCATCATCCGATGGTGGTATGGTCTCTGATCCTCACATGGAATGTGGCGGCTTGAGTTTTGAGACTGACAACCCCCTTTCTTTCCATTGA